The following is a genomic window from Sphingobacterium spiritivorum.
GAAAAAAATTAGACCAACTATAGTTGTTTTTGGATGCACAGGTACAGTTGGAAGTGAAGTGATGCATCAATTAACAGAGCATGACTGCATAGTAAGAGGGGTGCTCAGACATCCTGAACGGACATATCCAGTACGGACAGACTCCCGGACTTCAAATATAACGTATGTAAGCGCTGACCTGAATTCAATAGAACAGCTTCAAAAAGCTTGTATCGGAGCAGATGCTTTGTTTCTCCTGACAGCAACATCACCACATCAGGTGCAATATGAAATAAATATAATAGATGCAGCCAAACAAAGCGGCGTCAAAAGGATAGTGAAGTTGTCTGCTCCGGTCGTTCAGCCGGCTGCTCATGTCGAGGTGAGTCAGTGGCATAGTATAATTGATGATTACCTTGTGCAGAACATGGATGAATTCTGTTGCCTGAGACCCCATTCGTTTATGCAGAATTGGGAACGCAATACATTTACCATTCAATATTTTGGTAAAATTTACGGAGCATTAGGAGAGGCGAAGAGAAATTATATTGATAGCAGAGATGTGGCAACGGTAGCGATCCATTATTTGTTAACCTCGGAACAAGTAAAGGAGAAATCCGTTATTCTGGCAGGCCCTCAGGCTATTACTAATATAGAAATAGCCGGCAAATTGTCTCTTGTAACCGGACGTAAAATCGAATATGTAAATATTACACCGGATGAATTCTTTAGTCAGTTAACCAGAAAAGCAAAATTGCCTGAATGGTTAGCCAGCCATATTGTAGAACTGGATAATCTGGCTCTTCATATTCCGGAACCTGAGTGCGATACGATCACCAACTTAATTTTAAGAAAACCTCGTATTATGGATGAATACCTCCAGGAATACAGACATCTTTTTAAAAGAAAACCTTTCTGGAAGTTGTTGATATAAATAAGAAAAGCTCAATCTTAAGATTGAGCTTTTCTTATTTAAAACTCTAACCGGCAATCCCAGGCTTTCAGATAATTGATTTGAAGTGATTTATTAAAAGCAACTTAAAGAATGAAAATATGAATTGATTTACGATACATATTGTATCTTTCGTAACAAAAAGACTAACCCGGATCATTTGACCAACTGCCTGTGATTTTGAAGAACCGGTTTCTGAACTTTGCAACGTTTTTACGTTTTTTGACGTCATATAGTAAAATGTAATACCTGATATGAAGTCCTCAAATTATCATGTAATGAAAAATTTAGTCAAAACCAATATACTGTCTATACTACTGCTACCAGTCTGTATTCTGATTACGCATATTAGTAAAGCACAAAAAATTACTCATTATGAAGGTAACGTTTCTTTAGATTCTCTAAAAAGTATCAATGCTGCTTTTAATATCAGTTATCTGAATGGAGATAAAAATGAGCTTGACTTCTATCTCAATAAGAATGCGGATATTAAACAGCTCCGGTTCGGGAACAAGTCTGTAGAATATACAATTGAAGGTGTTGTAGAAGATCTGAAAAAGGTCCGTATTAAAAACACATTTCCCAAAAAATTTGTCCTGAATATCGTATATACATATCCTCTGGACAAGATTGAGAGTAAAATATTTACTTATAATCCCAACTGGATCGAATTAAGCCTTTATACAGGTTGGTTTCCTGTAAATATTGATGACAAAAACTACTCGTATCAGTTGAATTTTAAAGTCCCCGAAAATTACGATATTATTGGCAATGGAGTGGTTAGAAAAAAGGGCTTAAATACCATAATTACCAATACCAGCAATCACTTTGACATTCCTGTTGTAC
Proteins encoded in this region:
- a CDS encoding NmrA family NAD(P)-binding protein; this encodes MKKIRPTIVVFGCTGTVGSEVMHQLTEHDCIVRGVLRHPERTYPVRTDSRTSNITYVSADLNSIEQLQKACIGADALFLLTATSPHQVQYEINIIDAAKQSGVKRIVKLSAPVVQPAAHVEVSQWHSIIDDYLVQNMDEFCCLRPHSFMQNWERNTFTIQYFGKIYGALGEAKRNYIDSRDVATVAIHYLLTSEQVKEKSVILAGPQAITNIEIAGKLSLVTGRKIEYVNITPDEFFSQLTRKAKLPEWLASHIVELDNLALHIPEPECDTITNLILRKPRIMDEYLQEYRHLFKRKPFWKLLI